The Bemisia tabaci chromosome 8, PGI_BMITA_v3 genome has a segment encoding these proteins:
- the LOC140223782 gene encoding uncharacterized protein, which translates to MAPEPLDISEQELLFKATNLSKLASIDLSQYLEAYMKNIRNLYNNSSAVKKMNVAEAAMVIQNSSIIFAKNVDSIWARAMNIRLALSANMKYFNVLIYTIIKEINELG; encoded by the exons atggCGCCAGAGCCACTGGATATCTCTGAGCAAGAGTTGCTCTTCAAAGCAACCAATTTATCCAAACTGGCCTCCATAGATTTGTCTCAG TACCTGGAGGCATACATGAAGAATATTAGAAATCTCTACAATAACTCCTCAGcggtgaaaaaaatgaatgttgcTGAAGCTGCGATGGTGATTCAGAATTCATCGATTATCTTTGCCAAGAATGTCGACTCAATTTGGGCAAGAGCTATGAACATACGGCTTGCTTTATCTGCTAATATGAA GTACTTTAATGTGCTTATTTACACTATCATCAAGGAGATCAATGAGCTTGGTTAA